A window of Streptomyces sp. Je 1-332 genomic DNA:
TCGCCGTTATTGCCGGGCGTCATTCCCAGGTCACTCCCTCATATCGCTGACCGGGGGAGCCTACCCGCTCCGGGTAGGCCCATTGGGTGGCGTACGCCTCATCCGGCCCGCCTGTGCTGCTTGGCACGTGACCGCTTCTCCACGTACATCCGCTGGTCAGCGGAGTGCAACACCTCGTCTGCCGACATCCCGCAGTGCGCCCAGCCGATGCCGAAACTGGCACCTACCCGGACCGCTCGCCCGTCCACCCGTATCGGCGGGATGATCGCGTTCCGCAGCCGGACCGCGAGGTCCTGCGCGTCGGCACGGCCGAGGCCGTCCGCGAGGACGACGAACTCGTCACCGCCGAGCCTCGCCACCGTGTCCCCGTCACGCACGCCGCTGGTCAGGCGCCTGGCCACCTCGATGAGGACGGCGTCACCGGTGTGGTGCCCGAAGCGGTCGTTGATCGACTTGAAGCCGTCGAGGTCGCAGAAGAGCACCGCGAGGCCCTTGGTGCCGTCGTCCGTGTCCCCGTGCCCCTCGGGCGGCGCGACGGTGTGCACGTGGTGGTCGAAGCCGTCGGCGCCCTGCTGGAGTGCATGCGCGTTGTTCGAGCCGTAGTCGAAGCTGTGCTGCCCGTCGGCGTCGTACACGCCGTCGTACGCCGCGTCCAGCGAGTCCACCGCGCTCGGCTGGCCCGCGTGCGGCCTGCGGCAGAGGCGGGCGCTGAGGCGCGAGCGCAGCTCGGCGGAGTTCGGCAGGCCGGTGAGGGAGTCGTGCGAGGCGCGGTGGGCGAGCTGGAGCTCGCGGCGCTTGCGTTCCTCTATGTCCTCGACGTGGGTGAGCAGGAAGCGCGGCCCGTCGGCGGCGTCGGCGACCACGCTGTTGCGCAGGGAGACCCAGACGTACGTCCCGTCGCGGCGCGCGAGGCGCAGCTCGGCCCTGCCACCCTCGGCGGAGGTCCGCAGGAGCGTGCCGATGTCCTCGGGGTGGACCAGGTCGGAGAACGAGTAGCGGCGCATCGCGGAGGCGGGGCGGCCGAGAAGACGGCACAGGGCGTCGTTCGTGCGCAGGATGCGGCCGTGCTGGTCGCCGCCCATCTCGGCGATGGCCATGCCGGACGGCGCGTACTCGAAGGCCTGGCGGAAGGACTCCTCGCTGGCCCGCAGTGCCTGCTGCTCGCGTTCCAGGCGGACCAGGGCGCGCTGCATGTTGGCGCGCAGGCGGGCGTTGCTGATCGCGATGGCGGCCTGGAAGGCATACATCTGGAGGGCCTCGCGGCCCCAGGCGCCGGGCCTGCGGCCGTTGCGGGGACGGTCCACGGAGATCACGCCGAGCAGTTCGCCGCCGGCGGCGCCCGTCGCGTACATCGGGGCGAAGAGGCGGTCGGCCGGGTGCCACTCGTCCTCGAAGCGGGGCTCGGGGCCGTCGGTGTACCACTGCGGGACGTCGTCCTCGTCCAGGACCCAGCCCTCGGTGTACGAGATGAACCGCAGGGCGCCCCAGGCCTCACCCATGGCGAGGCGCTTCTCCCAGGCCTCACGGGAGCCGACGCGGCCGGTGATGAGGGCCTCGGCGGCGGTGTTGCCCGCGAAGGCGGCGACCACGAGGTCGCCGTCGGGGCGCACGAGATTGACGCACGCCAGCTCATAGCCAAGGCCGTTGACCACGCCGTCGGCGACCGTCTGCAGCGTGTCCG
This region includes:
- the cdgB gene encoding diguanylate cyclase CdgB, with translation METESEPYVRLATLRQLHQVVADLNTARSLADTLQTVADGVVNGLGYELACVNLVRPDGDLVVAAFAGNTAAEALITGRVGSREAWEKRLAMGEAWGALRFISYTEGWVLDEDDVPQWYTDGPEPRFEDEWHPADRLFAPMYATGAAGGELLGVISVDRPRNGRRPGAWGREALQMYAFQAAIAISNARLRANMQRALVRLEREQQALRASEESFRQAFEYAPSGMAIAEMGGDQHGRILRTNDALCRLLGRPASAMRRYSFSDLVHPEDIGTLLRTSAEGGRAELRLARRDGTYVWVSLRNSVVADAADGPRFLLTHVEDIEERKRRELQLAHRASHDSLTGLPNSAELRSRLSARLCRRPHAGQPSAVDSLDAAYDGVYDADGQHSFDYGSNNAHALQQGADGFDHHVHTVAPPEGHGDTDDGTKGLAVLFCDLDGFKSINDRFGHHTGDAVLIEVARRLTSGVRDGDTVARLGGDEFVVLADGLGRADAQDLAVRLRNAIIPPIRVDGRAVRVGASFGIGWAHCGMSADEVLHSADQRMYVEKRSRAKQHRRAG